Proteins found in one Exiguobacterium sp. 9-2 genomic segment:
- a CDS encoding YaiI/YqxD family protein: MSIFVDADGCPVVDLVIRHRQGRDVFLVCDTAHQMIREGATTITVGQGPDAVDYAIVNRMKRGDLVVTQDFGLAALVLARGGLAIDQNGRQFTNDNIDLLLHTRHVGQQIRRAGGRTKGPKKRTRDADRSFEESFRTLVQTSM, translated from the coding sequence ATGTCTATTTTCGTAGATGCGGACGGATGTCCCGTTGTCGATCTTGTCATTCGACACCGACAGGGACGTGACGTCTTTTTAGTTTGTGATACGGCACACCAGATGATCCGAGAAGGAGCGACGACGATTACCGTCGGACAAGGACCAGATGCCGTCGACTATGCGATCGTCAATCGGATGAAACGTGGCGATCTCGTTGTGACCCAGGATTTTGGTCTGGCAGCACTCGTCTTAGCGCGAGGGGGACTCGCAATTGATCAAAATGGTCGCCAGTTCACGAACGATAATATCGATTTATTGCTCCACACTCGCCATGTCGGACAACAAATCCGACGAGCAGGCGGGCGTACGAAGGGACCGAAAAAACGGACGCGTGATGCGGACCGTTCCTTTGAAGAATCATTTCGTACATTAGTGCAAACCAGCATGTAA
- a CDS encoding ABC transporter ATP-binding protein translates to MNAATFQSFYLLLKKTKPPVGLLSAAVSVSVIQALAALAIPWFLKTLIDGFTVDRLTPQLISLFVIVFLVQVVANALSIYWLQIVGQRIVANLRTLLWKHLLTLSIPFYDETKSGELVSRLNSDATTLQQLLSEQLVRLLTSLVSIIGAITILFFLDWQMTLVMVIAVPVTLLIIIPLVRKLHKISRETQKELAGLSGFFAEMLGEVRLVKSQATEDYELGRGKTRIENLYGYGVKEGRIQALLLPIFNVTLTTMLILIIGFGAYRVATNQITAGELVAFSLYLFQIMTPLVTMTEFITKLQKARGATERIIELLDESPEVPGTLVASRPFTDVTVEHLSFGYNETSILQNVSFTLPRGKTTAIVGPSGSGKTTLFALLERFYQPTSGQIRLGDQPISDLTLSSWRQAIGYVAQDSPVLSGTIRDNLVYGLTDDISEDKIRAAARMANADTFIERFPEGYATEIGERGVKLSGGQRQRIAIARALLRDPEILLLDEATSSLDSESERVVQEALERLMVGRTTFIIAHRLATVRHADQIIVLEDGQISGIGTHDRLVVDNPLYNKLVTQQFIGTERARGNHV, encoded by the coding sequence ATGAACGCTGCGACGTTCCAATCTTTTTACCTGTTATTGAAAAAAACGAAACCACCGGTCGGTTTATTATCTGCCGCCGTTTCCGTCTCCGTCATCCAAGCGCTGGCTGCGCTCGCCATTCCTTGGTTCTTAAAGACGTTGATTGATGGTTTTACTGTCGATCGACTGACACCACAATTGATCAGTCTATTTGTGATCGTTTTCCTCGTCCAAGTCGTCGCGAACGCTTTATCGATCTATTGGTTACAGATCGTTGGTCAACGGATCGTCGCCAATTTACGAACGCTTCTATGGAAGCATCTATTGACGCTATCGATTCCGTTCTATGATGAGACAAAATCCGGTGAGCTCGTCTCACGACTCAATAGTGATGCAACGACACTTCAGCAATTGCTATCGGAACAACTCGTCCGTTTGCTGACGTCACTCGTCTCAATCATCGGAGCAATCACGATCCTATTCTTCCTCGATTGGCAAATGACGCTCGTCATGGTCATCGCTGTCCCCGTGACCTTGTTGATCATCATTCCGCTCGTCCGCAAATTACACAAGATTTCTCGTGAGACTCAGAAGGAACTTGCAGGATTATCCGGTTTTTTTGCCGAGATGCTCGGTGAGGTCCGACTCGTCAAATCACAAGCAACAGAAGACTATGAGCTGGGACGAGGAAAAACGCGGATTGAGAACTTATACGGATATGGTGTGAAGGAAGGACGAATTCAAGCCCTCTTGTTGCCGATCTTTAACGTCACTCTAACGACGATGCTGATCTTGATCATCGGTTTTGGTGCCTACCGCGTTGCGACGAACCAGATCACGGCGGGTGAACTCGTCGCCTTTTCGCTCTATTTGTTCCAAATCATGACACCGCTCGTGACGATGACTGAATTCATCACGAAGTTACAGAAAGCACGCGGTGCGACAGAGCGAATCATTGAGCTTCTCGATGAATCACCGGAAGTACCTGGAACGCTTGTAGCATCTCGTCCGTTTACGGACGTGACGGTCGAACACCTGTCATTTGGATACAATGAGACGTCGATCTTACAGAATGTCAGCTTTACGTTACCACGCGGCAAGACGACAGCAATCGTCGGTCCGAGTGGCTCCGGTAAAACGACATTATTTGCGTTACTTGAGCGATTTTATCAACCGACGTCAGGACAAATCCGTCTCGGAGATCAACCCATTTCTGATTTGACGTTATCGTCTTGGCGACAGGCAATCGGATATGTCGCGCAGGATTCCCCCGTCTTATCAGGAACGATTCGTGACAATCTCGTCTACGGTCTGACAGATGACATCAGTGAAGACAAAATCCGTGCGGCTGCACGGATGGCGAATGCCGATACGTTCATCGAACGATTCCCGGAAGGTTATGCGACTGAGATTGGAGAACGGGGCGTCAAACTGTCTGGTGGTCAACGCCAACGAATTGCGATTGCACGTGCACTCCTCCGTGATCCGGAAATTCTGTTGCTTGACGAAGCGACATCCAGTCTCGACTCCGAGTCGGAACGTGTCGTTCAAGAAGCACTCGAGCGATTAATGGTCGGACGGACAACGTTTATCATCGCCCATCGTCTCGCGACGGTCCGTCATGCCGATCAAATCATCGTTCTTGAAGATGGTCAGATTTCAGGTATCGGGACACATGATCGACTTGTCGTCGACAATCCATTGTATAATAAGCTCGTAACGCAACAATTCATCGGCACGGAACGTGCAAGGGGGAATCACGTATGA
- a CDS encoding sensor histidine kinase yields MKRILRDHSKDRPYRLRQGTVPASTEARFTSLDQREINRLQQNLRNVEVKLKQRNEIMEALATQNVEAACETVLMILLQLLEVEEGAILLYRREQLNHFVAQGIDDMELIEKDLDQYSVLRRAFVMRKSVQLPLGDQFESAIPVQSPSNGQVVGLLYIRHAFAQFNLEQVGDLLDLSRKLGMTLERHLLFHQMEHEKIKTYQLLDSIREAVLYIESSGEQIYANQALLNMFPPKLVNQAQGFRHAYERATSLFEHVDQPEALHDYIGQLMNGDIPGETIELSAFRGNLLLSAYAERIAIANVEWGMMLVLRDVTKDKELDLKQAEFVSIVSHELRTPLSSIMGFTELLMKREVDPKRQKRYLQTIHSETVRLAELINDILEIQKGEDSTHGTQKELLDLKQLMFEMKPMFDLASRAHRISVQFSPGSYTISASSEKMKQLFTNLIMNAIKYSPEGGAIRIKGSNQSDQLRIEISDEGLGIPEKALPYIFDKFYRADNSDTRKIGGTGLGLAICRMIVLDHGGAISVQSTEGEGSTFIIQLPIGV; encoded by the coding sequence TTGAAACGAATTTTACGCGACCACTCGAAGGATCGCCCTTACCGATTGCGCCAAGGAACGGTTCCGGCATCAACTGAGGCACGATTCACATCACTCGATCAACGTGAAATCAATCGATTACAACAGAATTTACGAAACGTCGAAGTGAAATTGAAGCAACGCAATGAAATCATGGAAGCGTTGGCGACACAAAATGTTGAAGCAGCCTGTGAGACTGTCTTGATGATCTTGTTGCAACTGCTTGAGGTAGAAGAAGGAGCTATCCTCTTGTACCGGCGGGAGCAGTTAAATCATTTCGTCGCACAAGGGATCGACGATATGGAGCTGATCGAAAAAGATCTCGATCAATATTCGGTCTTGCGTCGCGCATTCGTCATGCGTAAATCGGTCCAATTGCCACTCGGCGACCAGTTCGAGTCAGCAATTCCCGTGCAGTCTCCAAGCAACGGACAAGTCGTCGGACTGCTATACATCCGCCATGCCTTCGCCCAGTTCAATTTAGAACAAGTCGGGGATTTACTTGATCTATCACGAAAACTTGGAATGACGCTTGAACGCCATCTCCTGTTCCATCAAATGGAGCATGAAAAAATCAAGACGTATCAGCTACTCGATTCGATTCGGGAAGCTGTCCTATATATCGAGAGTAGCGGGGAGCAGATTTATGCGAACCAGGCCTTATTGAATATGTTTCCACCAAAACTCGTCAATCAGGCGCAAGGGTTCCGTCACGCGTATGAACGGGCGACGTCGCTGTTTGAACATGTCGATCAGCCGGAAGCACTTCATGATTACATCGGTCAACTGATGAACGGTGATATTCCGGGAGAAACGATCGAGTTATCGGCATTCAGGGGGAACTTGTTGCTCAGTGCCTACGCTGAACGGATTGCGATTGCGAACGTTGAATGGGGGATGATGCTTGTCTTACGTGACGTGACGAAAGACAAGGAGCTCGACCTTAAGCAGGCAGAGTTCGTCTCGATCGTTTCGCACGAGTTGCGGACACCGCTTTCTTCGATCATGGGCTTCACGGAGTTATTGATGAAACGAGAAGTCGATCCGAAGCGGCAGAAACGCTATTTGCAGACGATTCATTCGGAAACCGTTCGATTGGCGGAATTGATCAATGACATCTTGGAAATTCAAAAAGGGGAAGACTCGACACACGGAACACAAAAAGAATTACTTGATTTAAAACAATTGATGTTCGAGATGAAGCCGATGTTCGATCTTGCGAGTCGCGCACATCGCATCAGTGTCCAATTTAGTCCGGGATCCTATACGATTTCAGCCAGCAGTGAGAAGATGAAACAACTGTTTACGAACTTGATCATGAACGCGATTAAATATTCGCCCGAAGGCGGCGCGATTCGGATCAAAGGATCAAATCAGTCAGATCAATTACGAATTGAGATTTCAGATGAAGGGCTTGGTATTCCAGAAAAAGCGCTCCCTTACATCTTTGATAAGTTTTACCGAGCAGATAACTCGGATACGCGCAAAATTGGCGGAACGGGCTTAGGACTCGCGATTTGTCGGATGATCGTCCTCGATCATGGCGGAGCAATCTCCGTCCAATCGACGGAAGGGGAAGGCAGTACCTTCATCATTCAACTTCCGATCGGCGTATGA